A DNA window from Streptomyces sp. 71268 contains the following coding sequences:
- a CDS encoding DUF4245 domain-containing protein has translation MRGENRTVQNLVLSLGVTMVAAVGIYVFIPHDDSKDPIKTVNTRVEVDQVRRTAPYAVAAPEGLPKDWRATSVSYRGKSDFGAVWHLGYLTPDKEYVGVEQSDTDRVRNYVADVTHKAKQRGGAVEVDGKKWNRYAGEKYNALVREEPGVTTVVTGTAPERDLLRMVDALEMKKGQRPSFAPQGAESAPAKPAE, from the coding sequence ATGCGTGGTGAGAATCGAACCGTACAGAATCTGGTGCTGTCGTTGGGCGTGACGATGGTCGCCGCGGTGGGCATCTACGTCTTCATTCCGCACGATGACAGCAAAGACCCGATCAAGACGGTGAACACCCGCGTCGAGGTCGACCAGGTGCGCCGAACGGCCCCCTACGCCGTCGCCGCTCCCGAGGGGCTGCCCAAGGACTGGCGCGCCACCTCGGTCAGCTACCGGGGCAAGTCGGACTTCGGCGCCGTGTGGCACCTGGGGTACCTGACGCCCGACAAGGAGTACGTGGGCGTCGAGCAGAGCGACACGGACCGCGTACGGAACTACGTGGCCGACGTCACGCACAAGGCCAAGCAGCGCGGCGGTGCCGTCGAGGTCGACGGCAAGAAGTGGAACCGGTACGCGGGCGAGAAGTACAACGCGCTGGTCCGCGAGGAGCCGGGCGTCACGACCGTGGTCACCGGTACCGCGCCCGAGCGGGACCTGCTGCGCATGGTCGACGCGCTGGAGATGAAGAAGGGTCAGCGGCCCAGCTTCGCCCCCCAGGGCGCCGAGTCCGCCCCGGCCAAGCCCGCCGAGTGA
- the glpX gene encoding class II fructose-bisphosphatase, whose protein sequence is MTEHHLPSPLEVSPEAPDRNLALELVRVTEAGAMASGRWVGRGDKNGADGAAVKAMRSLVHTVSMNGVVVIGEGEKDEAPMLFNGERVGDGTGPECDVAVDPVDGTTLTAKGMANAVSVLAVAERGSMFDPSAVFYMDKLVTGPEAAEFVDITAPVGVNIRRIAKAKRSSPEDVTVVILDRPRHDSIVKEVREAGARIKFISDGDVAGAIMAVREGTGVDLLLGIGGTPEGIIAACAIKCLGGTIQARLWPKDDVERQRALDAGHDLDRVLQTDDLVSGDNVFFVATGITDGDLLRGVRYRAETATTQSLVMRSKSGTIRQIDSTHRLSKLRAYASVDFERAR, encoded by the coding sequence ATGACCGAGCATCATCTGCCGTCCCCCCTCGAAGTCAGCCCCGAGGCCCCCGACCGCAACCTCGCGTTGGAGCTGGTCCGGGTGACCGAGGCCGGCGCCATGGCATCCGGCCGCTGGGTCGGCCGTGGCGACAAGAACGGCGCGGACGGCGCGGCCGTCAAGGCCATGCGTTCGCTCGTGCACACGGTCTCGATGAACGGCGTCGTCGTCATCGGCGAAGGCGAGAAGGACGAAGCGCCGATGCTCTTCAACGGCGAGCGCGTCGGCGACGGGACCGGCCCGGAGTGCGACGTGGCCGTCGACCCGGTGGACGGCACCACGCTCACCGCCAAGGGCATGGCCAACGCGGTCTCGGTACTCGCCGTCGCCGAGCGCGGCTCGATGTTCGACCCGTCGGCCGTCTTCTACATGGACAAGCTCGTGACGGGCCCGGAAGCGGCCGAGTTCGTGGACATCACGGCCCCGGTCGGCGTGAACATCCGGCGCATCGCCAAGGCCAAGCGCTCCAGCCCGGAGGACGTCACCGTCGTCATCCTGGACCGGCCGCGCCACGACTCCATCGTCAAGGAGGTCCGGGAGGCCGGGGCCCGGATCAAGTTCATCTCGGACGGCGACGTCGCGGGCGCGATCATGGCCGTGCGCGAAGGCACCGGCGTGGACCTGCTGCTCGGCATCGGCGGCACCCCGGAGGGCATCATCGCGGCCTGCGCGATCAAGTGCCTGGGCGGCACCATCCAGGCCAGGCTGTGGCCCAAGGACGACGTGGAGCGCCAGCGCGCCCTGGACGCGGGCCACGACCTGGACCGGGTGCTCCAGACCGACGACCTGGTCAGCGGCGACAACGTGTTCTTCGTGGCCACCGGCATCACCGACGGCGACCTGCTGCGCGGCGTGCGCTACCGGGCCGAGACCGCGACCACCCAGTCGCTGGTCATGCGCTCGAAGTCGGGCACGATCCGGCAGATCGACTCCACCCACCGGCTGTCCAAGCTGCGCGCGTACGCCTCGGTCGACTTCGAGCGCGCACGCTGA
- a CDS encoding WhiB family transcriptional regulator, with translation MLQPHHPLQDAAVPPQREHARDQAGPWHSEAVCRRDEAGLFFAPSKEPTAARLSREEAAKRVCARCPVMVECREHALIQPEPYGVWGGLTAAERRVVLARRRRREAELQRAVRVAAAG, from the coding sequence GTGCTGCAACCGCATCACCCCCTGCAGGACGCCGCCGTGCCCCCGCAGCGTGAGCACGCTCGCGATCAGGCCGGCCCCTGGCATTCCGAGGCGGTGTGCCGCCGCGACGAAGCCGGGCTCTTCTTCGCCCCCTCCAAGGAACCGACCGCCGCCCGGCTGTCCCGGGAGGAGGCCGCGAAGCGGGTCTGTGCCCGCTGCCCGGTCATGGTCGAGTGCCGGGAGCACGCGCTCATACAGCCCGAGCCGTACGGCGTGTGGGGCGGCCTCACGGCGGCCGAGCGCCGCGTGGTGCTGGCCCGCCGCCGGCGGCGCGAGGCGGAGCTGCAGCGAGCGGTACGGGTCGCCGCGGCGGGCTGA